In Fragaria vesca subsp. vesca unplaced genomic scaffold, FraVesHawaii_1.0 scf0512944, whole genome shotgun sequence, the following are encoded in one genomic region:
- the LOC101303870 gene encoding DNA topoisomerase 6 subunit A-like translates to MASQSRWTKPLPEKEVLRDLIDKHCKQCKDKHSKQRTRRKANSATSSTSGADYHEAKNLSIMEIKEELEALKQRLDDPDFSFITRGDRNVTYRACSDGVRRLTLKDINTRSKPRDDKRNNIRNVIKTILDSINEEMRESHQGTYYQGRNANENFTKRQEYEIIDDICCTIGCTTASFPVDAAEKAYVGGLLSWMQNEFPTYAQSRDDGVPVPAMRSEIDLRDHGAKFILVVEKKTCFVELLQKKFYDDYPCIIVTGMGMPGVGGRGFVKILWDTFRLPVYGLFDCDPSAIEMFNTYTVGSIEKAYDNVSLTCPSMTWLGVWPSDLRDLEIAGEDLSEKDIAEVDNLLKKEFVKDNPRSKEELKEMKRTGKKANLEALKEKFGPAWLSKGFLPYKLHRLLTEKCTTRRI, encoded by the coding sequence ATGGCTTCGCAATCAAGATGGACGAAACCGCTACCAGAAAAAGAAGTCCTCCGCGACTTAATTGACAAACACTGCAAACAGTGCAAAGACAAACACAGCAAACAGCGCACTAGACGGAAGGCTAATTCTGcaacctcttcaacatcaggTGCTGATTATCACGAGGCCAAAAACCTCTCTATCATGGAAATAAAGGAGGAACTAGAAGCGCTCAAGCAGAGATTGGATGATCCGGACTTTAGTTTTATTACACGAGGCGACCGCAACGTGACCTATCGTGCTTGTAGCGATGGTGTCAGGCGTCTTACACTGAAAGATATAAATACCCGCTCTAAACCTAGAGATgataaaagaaacaacataCGTAATGTGATTAAAACTATTCTCGACTCTATCAACGAAGAAATGCGGGAATCACATCAAGGGACGTATTACCAAGGGAGAAATGCCAATGAAAACTTCACGAAACGACAAGAGTACGAAATTATAGATGACATATGTTGCACTATAGGGTGCACAACTGCAAGTTTCCCCGTAGATGCTGCTGAAAAAGCCTATGTTGGAGGTCTGCTTTCGTGGATGCAGAATGAGTTCCCTACCTATGCTCAAAGCCGGGATGATGGGGTGCCCGTCCCTGCTATGCGTTCAGAAATTGATTTGAGGGATCATGGAGCCAAGTTCATATTGGTCGTGGAAAAGAAAACCTGTTTTGTTGAGCTATTGCAAAAGAAGTTTTACGATGATTATCCCTGTATAATCGTCACGGGGATGGGAATGCCCGGGGTAGGGGGCAGAGGATTTGTAAAGATACTGTGGGACACTTTCAGGCTTCCAGTGTATGGCCTTTTCGATTGTGATCCATCAGCCATCGAAATGTTCAACACTTATACTGTTGGGTCGATTGAAAAGGCCTACGACAATGTAAGCTTAACTTGCCCGTCTATGACCTGGTTGGGTGTTTGGCCGAGTGACCTAAGAGACCTTGAGATAGCTGGCGAGGATTTGAGTGAAAAGGATATTGCAGAAGTAGACAATCTTTTGAAGAAAGAATTTGTTAAAGATAATCCGAGGTCGAAAGAAGAgctgaaagaaatgaaaaggacAGGGAAAAAAGCCAACCTGGAAGCtttgaaggagaaatttgGACCCGCTTGGTTGTCAAAGGGCTTTTTGCCGTATAAGTTGCATCGTCTTTTGACCGAGAAGTGTACTACGCGACGAATTTAA